In Tiliqua scincoides isolate rTilSci1 chromosome 1, rTilSci1.hap2, whole genome shotgun sequence, the following are encoded in one genomic region:
- the BLK gene encoding tyrosine-protein kinase Blk, with the protein MGLCGSKRKSGLMEKRNSIYRQKPQVPLRKKAPPPPPPKPCHSATTQPFDNDKHFVIVQHDFASTSDRDLSLTAGEKLEVLCSDGDWWLAKSLATGKKGYIPSNFVARANTLEEEKWFFKGFSRKETERLIMAPGNAVGSFLIRESESNPDAFSLSVRDSSSQGDIVKHYKIRRMDHGGYYICPRTTFPSLQQLVKHYSSNQDGLCQRLRTPCISLAPQRPWAADEWEIPRETLKLVKKLGAGQFGEVWMGYYKNNVKVAVKTLKEGSMSPAAFLAEANFMKTLQHNKLVRLHAVVTQQPIYIVTEYMANGSLLDFLKTQEGRKLSLPKLIDFSAQVAEGMAYIERMNSIHRDLRAANILVSETLCCKIADFGLARIIENEYCAQEGAKFPIKWTAPEAINFGVFTIKSDVWSFGILLTEIFTYGRCPYPAMTNSEVIQSLELGYRMPRPDFCPLELYALMVKCWQDNPEERPTFEYLQFILEDFYTATETQYEPEPLK; encoded by the exons ATGGGACTatgtggcagcaaaagaaaatcTGGGCTGATGGAGAAGCGCAATTCTATATACAGACAAAAACCTCAAGTACCTTTGAGAAAGAaggctcctccacctccaccg CCTAAGCCATGCCATTCAGCTACCACTCAACCTTTTGACAATG ACAAGCACTTTGTAATCGTGCAGCATGATTTTGCCTCAACAAGTGACCGCGATCTGTCACTCACTGCAGGGGAGAAGCTTGAAGTCCTTTGCAG TGATGGAGATTGGTGGTTAGCAAAGTCTCTTGCAACTGGGAAGAAAGGTTACATACCCAGTAATTTTGTGGCCCGTGCCAACACCTTGGAAGAAGAGAA GTGGTTTTTTAAAGGCTTTAGCAGAAAAGAAACGGAACGCCTGATAATGGCACCAGGCAATGCAGTGGGTTCATTTCTGATCCGGGAAAGTGAATCAAATCCAG atgccttttcactttctgTTAGAGACAGTTCGTCTCAAGGGGATATTGTCAAGCATTACAAGATTCGTCGTATGGACCATGGCGGATATTACATCTGCCCAAGGACAACCTTCCCTTCACTGCAGCAGCTTGTCAAACATTATTCCAGTAA TCAAGATGGCTTGTGCCAGAGGCTAAGAACACCATGTATCTCTCTGGCTCCCCAAAGACCCTGGGCTGCGGATGAATGGGAGATCCCTCGGGAAACACTGAAACTTGTCAAGAAGTTGGGGGCAGGCCAATTTGGAGAGGTGTGGATGG GCTATTACAAGAATAATGTGAAGGTGGCAGTCAAGACGTTGAAGGAAGGCAGCATGTCTCCTGCTGCCTTCTTGGCCGAGGCCAACTTCATGAAGACGCTTCAGCACAACAAGCTGGTCCGGCTGCATGCAGTCGTCACCCAACAGCCCATCTACATTGTCACAGAATACATGGCCAACG GATCCCTTCTGGATTTCTTGAaaacacaggaaggaaggaagctctcTCTCCCAAAACTTATAGACTTCTCAGCTCAG GTTGCCGAGGGAATGGCGTACATTGAGAGAATGAACTCCATCCACAGAGATCTCCGAGCAGCCAACATCTTGGTGTCTGAGACCCTCTGCTGCAAAATTGCAGACTTTGGCCTGGCTAGAATAATAGAGAATGAATACTGTGCACAAGAAG GTGCCAAGTTTCCTATCAAGTGGACAGCACCAGAGGCAATTAACTTTGGGGTTTTCACAATCAAATCTGATGTCTGGTCCTTTGGGATTCTTCTAACAGAAATTTTCACCTATGGAAGGTGCCCCTATCCAG caatGACCAATTCCGAAGTCATCCAGAGTCTAGAATTAGGCTACCGGATGCCCCGTCCAGATTTTTGTCCTCTTGAACTGTACGCACTCATGGTAAAATGCTGGCAGGACAATCCTGAAGAAAGACCCACATTTGAATACCTTCAGTTCATCCTGGAGGACTTCTACACAGCCACAGAAACCCAGTATGAACCGGAACCTTTGAAATAG